A window of Polyangia bacterium genomic DNA:
CCAGGGTCGCCTTCACCGCGTCGGCCAGTTGATTGACCCCGGACAGGATCCGCGCCCGCCCGGCCTCGTCGAACAGAATCTCTTTGGCTGCCATGTTTTCCCTCTACTTTTCGATGACGCCGAGGACATCGTCCTCGCGCATGATGAGATGATCGACCCCGTCGATCTTGATGTCGTTGCCGCTGTACTTGCCGAACAGTACGCGATCGCCCTTCTTGACGGCGAGCGGACGCACTGTGCCCTTGTCGTCAGCTTTGCCGCTGCCGACTGCCATCACCTCGCCCTCGGCGGGTTTTTCTTTGGCGCTGTCGGGAATGATGATTCCCCCTTTGGTCTTCTCTTCCTCAGCGACGCGACGGACCAGAATGCGATCTGCAAGCGGGCGAACCTTCATGGTTGACTCCTCCGAAATAAAAACGAAATGCGGTCTAGCACTCGGCGCGACCGACTGCTAGGCGCGGAGTCTATGCACAAGTCCTTTTCCGTCAATGCCTCCGCGGCGCGTCGTTGGCAACCAGGAAGCCTGACTGCCAACGTTAACGGCATGTATCTATTTGTAATGATTAATGAAACTTGACTGCCGGCCGATGTATCCTTGTACTAGAAGTCATGCATGTCGCCGATTCGATCGAAGAATTTTTTCGAGCCGAGGTCGACCGGGCCTTCAGGGAGCGTGGCCTCGCCTGCGGAACGTTGACCGAGCACTATGTTGTGCAATTGCTGGCGGCTTATGGCTCGCAACCGATCGAGGAGCGGCCGCTGGCCCTGCGGATGATGGCCGCGCTGGACGCCACCCCGCGCGAAAGGCGCACCAAGCTGCGCGAGATCGGAGACACGTCACTGTACGTGTCGGGCTTCTGGACAGACAGCTTCATGAACAAGCCCGTCGACGTCGAGTACTACATCGACATGGGCGGCACCGCGTATGGCGAACTGGCCCGCGGCGGCACTGGCTGGTCGGGCGATCCGTTCGGCGACGTGTTCGGCGATCTGGCGGCGAACTTTGCTCGTTTCGTCGAGGTGTTGATGCTGGTCAGCCGGCGAACTTCCCACTGCGCCAGCAGTCAGGACGTGGTGCGCCTTTACCAGCGCTGGCAGCGCACCAAGAGTCAGTGGGCGGCCCGCCGACTGGCGGCGCTGGGCGTGGTGCCACCAAAAAACCAGG
This region includes:
- a CDS encoding co-chaperone GroES encodes the protein MKVRPLADRILVRRVAEEEKTKGGIIIPDSAKEKPAEGEVMAVGSGKADDKGTVRPLAVKKGDRVLFGKYSGNDIKIDGVDHLIMREDDVLGVIEK